A single region of the Marinobacter salinisoli genome encodes:
- a CDS encoding CidA/LrgA family protein — translation MAFIHGITMLLVYQLVGEVTVRLADVPIPGPVLGMVMLFATLWIRGQAPDSLEQASSALLAHLSLLFVPAGVGMMAHFDRIAEEWLPITLALLLSTIITMVATALIMQFTTRWLVRPSGPEKSHDD, via the coding sequence ATGGCATTTATCCACGGAATAACCATGTTGCTGGTTTACCAGTTGGTGGGCGAGGTTACGGTGCGCCTGGCCGACGTGCCCATTCCCGGCCCGGTTTTGGGCATGGTCATGTTGTTTGCCACCCTGTGGATTCGGGGCCAGGCTCCGGACTCTCTCGAGCAAGCATCGTCGGCCTTGCTTGCTCATCTGTCGCTGCTGTTCGTGCCGGCGGGCGTGGGCATGATGGCGCACTTCGATCGCATCGCCGAGGAGTGGCTGCCCATCACGCTGGCGTTGCTGTTGAGCACCATCATCACCATGGTGGCCACGGCGCTGATCATGCAGTTCACGACCCGATGGCTGGTGAGGCCTTCCGGACCGGAAAAGTCTCATGATGACTGA
- a CDS encoding LrgB family protein, whose product MTDPNLRDIWVYLSASPLMGLTITMVAYALAYRLYQRADSNPFTNPVVTSVAMLIGVLLLTGTSYDDYFEGGQFVHFLLGPATVALAVPLYQQFSRLRQLWLPVSISLVCGVVIAAGSSIGLAWLLGGSTEIQMSLAPKSATAPVAMGISEKIGGLPSLTAVLVVITGITGAVLGTKLFEWLRIKDDTAKGIAMGVAAHGIGTARAFQVSSQMGAFSGLAMALSAFATALIVPWLVDWLQALV is encoded by the coding sequence ATGACTGATCCGAACCTCAGGGATATCTGGGTTTACCTGTCCGCCTCGCCACTGATGGGGCTCACCATAACGATGGTGGCTTATGCGCTGGCGTATCGCCTTTATCAGCGCGCAGACTCCAACCCGTTCACCAATCCGGTGGTCACCTCGGTGGCCATGTTGATCGGGGTGCTGTTGCTGACCGGCACGTCCTATGACGATTACTTCGAGGGTGGACAGTTCGTGCATTTTCTTCTGGGGCCGGCCACGGTGGCACTGGCGGTCCCCCTGTACCAGCAGTTCAGCCGGCTGCGGCAGTTATGGCTGCCGGTGAGTATTTCGCTGGTGTGCGGGGTGGTGATTGCGGCAGGCAGTTCCATTGGCCTGGCCTGGTTGCTGGGCGGCTCGACGGAAATCCAGATGTCGCTGGCACCCAAGTCGGCCACGGCACCCGTTGCCATGGGAATTTCCGAAAAAATTGGCGGCTTGCCCTCACTGACGGCGGTGCTGGTGGTCATCACTGGCATCACCGGCGCGGTGCTCGGCACGAAGCTGTTCGAGTGGTTGCGGATCAAGGACGACACCGCCAAGGGCATCGCCATGGGAGTGGCGGCTCATGGCATTGGCACTGCAAGGGCGTTTCAGGTCAGCTCCCAGATGGGCGCCTTTTCGGGCCTGGCGATGGCGTTGTCGGCTTTCGCCACCGCCTTGATTGTGCCCTGGCTGGTGGATTGGCTGCAGGCTCTGGTCTGA
- a CDS encoding RrF2 family transcriptional regulator gives MHITRYTDYSLRVLIYLAVQNKRLTTIQEIADQYDISRNHLMKVVHQLNKRGYIETVRGKKGGMRLDREPTDINVGILVRETEQDLKMVECFSPKTNCRIAPVCGLKSMFGEALQAFLAVLDNYTLADVIQDQHRPQLLRLLHVA, from the coding sequence ATGCACATCACCCGATATACCGATTACTCCTTGCGTGTGCTCATTTACCTGGCGGTGCAGAACAAACGGCTGACCACGATTCAGGAAATCGCCGACCAGTATGATATTTCCAGAAACCATCTGATGAAGGTGGTGCATCAACTGAACAAGCGTGGCTACATTGAGACGGTCCGCGGCAAGAAAGGCGGGATGCGTCTGGACCGGGAACCGACGGACATCAATGTCGGTATCCTGGTGCGGGAAACCGAGCAGGACCTGAAAATGGTGGAATGCTTCTCGCCAAAAACCAATTGCAGGATTGCACCGGTCTGTGGCCTGAAATCCATGTTTGGCGAGGCCCTGCAGGCCTTCCTTGCGGTACTCGACAACTACACCCTGGCCGATGTTATTCAGGATCAGCACCGGCCCCAGTTGCTAAGGCTGCTTCACGTCGCCTGA
- a CDS encoding TetR family transcriptional regulator: protein MAEKQREKQRRKPGETREKLMAAALTLVGNGRHFDSLGIREVTRQAGVVPTSFYRHFRSMDDLGLQLVDELGLVLRRMMREARAHAPEADKLIEESVDVFIRHGQANRSFFLFMAQGLAGESRAVYEGVRSEIRFFATELANDLRRLRLVDHLSDGDLDMTCDLVVRTVAFSLTDLLRVAADDEYQTDQIRKRTIRFLQLIFVGADHWQSSKH, encoded by the coding sequence ATGGCGGAGAAACAGCGGGAGAAACAGCGCAGGAAGCCGGGCGAAACGCGCGAAAAACTCATGGCGGCGGCGCTCACCCTGGTGGGCAATGGGCGGCATTTTGACAGTTTGGGAATAAGGGAGGTGACCCGGCAGGCCGGCGTCGTGCCCACGTCCTTCTATCGTCACTTCCGGAGTATGGACGATCTGGGGCTACAGCTGGTGGACGAGCTTGGCCTGGTATTGCGTCGGATGATGAGAGAGGCCCGGGCGCATGCTCCCGAGGCGGACAAACTCATTGAAGAGTCCGTCGATGTTTTCATCCGTCATGGCCAGGCCAATCGCAGTTTTTTCCTGTTTATGGCACAGGGGCTGGCGGGTGAGAGCCGGGCGGTTTATGAGGGCGTTCGCAGTGAAATCCGGTTCTTTGCCACTGAGCTGGCGAATGACTTGCGGCGCTTGAGACTGGTGGATCACTTGAGCGATGGAGATCTGGATATGACCTGTGATCTGGTGGTCCGCACCGTGGCATTCAGCCTGACGGACCTGCTCAGGGTAGCGGCAGACGACGAGTACCAGACCGATCAGATCCGGAAGCGGACGATCCGCTTCCTTCAACTGATCTTTGTCGGTGCCGATCACTGGCAGAGCAGCAAACACTAG
- a CDS encoding alkaline phosphatase D family protein, whose product MKATAPGPVLAGPVLRHAAPDSLVFWLVTSGEVAVTVQVFHGTDSLLDRPLAEAELIRLRVGTRAWLNLLTITPEHALPRDTRLDYDLGLTTDESDAPQWIRSWAPHLCPDGRERPGFTLKSKLDRIFHGSCRKPHHPTGDGLVRVDGELHKAERLEDTPSLLLLTGDQIYTDDVAGPMLHAIQCVIQQLGLYQETLEGASLGHSKELVSVAHAYYHRDELLPESEFNEDLIERFFGGVRKPVFTTAHAGNHLISFAEVMAMYLLVWSPQPWALVTSTEPVDDPEELARYRKEQAIIDDFRSNLPRAARALANVPVYMIFDDHDVTDDWNLSALWETTAYEHPFSRRIIGNALLGYLLCQGWGNQPQNFAELIDHCQQLFNSSDPRNELDKAIQDQLIDALFDFQRWHYSLLTSPRLVVLDTRTHRWRSELRRSHPSGLMDWEALTDFQHEIMGEDAVVVVSAAPMFGVKLIEMIQRVFTFFGKPLLVDAENWMAHRGAASVLLNIFGHPRTPRHFVILSGDVHYSFAYDVRLRHMENGPHVWQITSSGIKNEFPNTLLEWLDRLNRWLFAPWSPLNWFTKRRRMWISPRLPRGREAGERLWNGSGIGDVRLDNEGAPTSIRQLNAGGGGTVFQRRRDA is encoded by the coding sequence ATGAAAGCAACAGCGCCGGGCCCGGTTCTGGCCGGTCCGGTCCTGCGTCATGCGGCACCGGACTCACTGGTCTTTTGGCTGGTAACCAGCGGAGAGGTCGCCGTCACCGTTCAGGTATTCCACGGCACAGACAGCCTGCTGGATCGTCCGCTGGCCGAAGCCGAGCTTATCCGCCTCAGAGTTGGCACCCGGGCCTGGCTGAACCTGCTGACCATCACTCCGGAACACGCCCTGCCCCGCGATACCCGTCTGGACTATGACCTGGGCCTAACAACAGACGAATCAGACGCACCGCAATGGATACGCAGCTGGGCACCCCATCTTTGCCCCGACGGCCGCGAGCGCCCGGGATTCACCCTGAAATCAAAACTGGACCGCATCTTCCATGGTTCCTGCCGGAAGCCTCACCACCCGACAGGCGACGGACTTGTCCGAGTGGACGGGGAATTGCACAAGGCCGAGCGGCTGGAAGATACGCCGTCGCTGCTCCTGCTGACCGGTGACCAGATCTATACCGATGATGTGGCTGGCCCCATGCTGCACGCCATCCAGTGCGTTATTCAGCAACTGGGCCTGTACCAGGAAACGCTGGAAGGCGCCTCACTCGGCCACAGTAAAGAACTTGTCTCGGTCGCCCACGCCTATTACCACCGAGATGAACTGCTGCCGGAATCCGAATTCAACGAGGACCTGATCGAGCGCTTCTTTGGTGGCGTCCGCAAGCCGGTGTTCACTACCGCGCACGCTGGCAATCATCTGATTTCCTTTGCCGAAGTCATGGCCATGTACCTGCTGGTCTGGTCACCGCAACCCTGGGCGTTGGTGACCAGCACTGAGCCTGTCGATGACCCGGAGGAACTTGCGCGCTACCGGAAAGAGCAGGCCATTATCGACGACTTCCGCTCGAACCTTCCGCGCGCCGCGCGCGCCCTGGCCAACGTGCCTGTGTATATGATTTTTGACGACCATGATGTTACCGACGACTGGAACCTCTCAGCCCTCTGGGAGACCACCGCCTACGAACATCCCTTCTCCCGGCGCATCATCGGCAACGCTCTGCTGGGTTATCTTTTGTGTCAGGGCTGGGGCAATCAGCCGCAGAATTTCGCCGAACTGATCGACCATTGCCAGCAGCTGTTCAACTCCAGCGACCCACGGAACGAACTGGATAAGGCGATACAGGACCAACTGATCGACGCACTCTTTGACTTTCAACGCTGGCATTACAGCCTGCTCACCTCCCCCCGACTGGTGGTGCTGGATACCCGCACCCATCGCTGGCGCAGCGAACTCCGCCGCAGTCACCCGTCCGGGCTGATGGACTGGGAAGCACTGACCGACTTCCAGCACGAAATCATGGGCGAAGACGCGGTGGTGGTGGTGTCAGCCGCCCCCATGTTCGGCGTGAAACTGATTGAGATGATCCAGCGGGTGTTTACCTTTTTCGGCAAGCCGCTGTTGGTGGACGCCGAAAACTGGATGGCCCATCGCGGTGCCGCCAGTGTGTTGCTCAATATTTTCGGGCACCCGCGAACCCCCAGACACTTCGTAATTCTGTCCGGGGATGTCCACTACTCTTTTGCCTACGATGTTCGGTTGCGCCATATGGAGAACGGCCCTCATGTCTGGCAGATCACCAGCAGCGGCATCAAGAACGAATTTCCCAATACCCTGCTTGAGTGGCTGGACCGTCTCAATCGGTGGCTGTTCGCTCCCTGGTCCCCTCTGAACTGGTTCACCAAGCGCCGGCGCATGTGGATTTCCCCCAGACTGCCCAGGGGGCGGGAAGCGGGAGAACGGCTCTGGAATGGTTCGGGCATTGGGGATGTGCGCCTGGATAACGAAGGTGCCCCAACCAGCATCCGGCAACTGAATGCCGGTGGCGGCGGCACCGTGTTCCAACGGCGCCGGGATGCCTGA
- a CDS encoding ferredoxin reductase, producing MLAREKPGKAFQWLGKQLLNRDNPAAFFDPLLERINPLWVQGYTPAQVTQVIQETSDTKSLVLKPAQRWQGFEAGQHVNICAEIDGKRHTRTFSLSSAPILWREMGLITLTIKRLPGGLVTNWLHDHLEPGNVLGLGDAFGDFLIPAPAAPVLFIAGGSGITPILSQLETMASQDYRAPVTLLYYVRSQRDVIAGKRLEALAARYSALSLIIIATEEGTSPRYLSDADLETVPGLKARQVFLCGPKGLMDLANQLLRSRGVATSDIHCTYFSAPRANLDDQSLGGQVQFARSHLEVGSEGDANLLDIAEAAGLNLRYGCRMGICHQCSCRKTSGTVINRLTGQRSGHGEENIQLCISVPQGPVSIDA from the coding sequence ATGTTAGCGAGAGAAAAGCCAGGCAAGGCGTTCCAGTGGCTCGGCAAGCAGCTGCTTAACCGTGATAATCCGGCTGCCTTTTTTGACCCGCTGCTGGAACGCATCAACCCATTGTGGGTACAAGGGTACACACCTGCACAGGTAACACAGGTTATTCAGGAGACATCAGACACCAAAAGCCTGGTCCTGAAACCCGCTCAGCGCTGGCAAGGTTTCGAGGCCGGGCAACACGTGAACATTTGTGCTGAGATTGACGGCAAGCGTCACACCCGCACCTTTAGTCTCTCCAGTGCTCCGATCCTGTGGCGCGAGATGGGGCTGATCACACTGACCATCAAGCGCCTGCCGGGCGGCCTGGTGACCAACTGGCTGCACGATCATCTTGAGCCGGGAAACGTTCTGGGTCTGGGCGACGCCTTCGGTGACTTTCTGATCCCGGCCCCCGCCGCGCCGGTTCTGTTCATTGCCGGCGGCAGCGGTATTACCCCTATCCTGAGCCAACTTGAAACCATGGCTTCGCAGGATTATCGGGCGCCGGTCACCCTGCTCTATTACGTGCGCAGCCAGCGGGACGTGATTGCCGGCAAACGGCTTGAGGCACTGGCGGCTCGCTATTCAGCGCTGTCCCTGATCATCATCGCAACCGAGGAAGGGACCTCCCCGCGCTATTTGTCAGATGCCGACCTGGAGACTGTGCCCGGCCTGAAAGCCAGGCAGGTTTTTCTGTGCGGCCCCAAAGGCCTGATGGATCTGGCCAATCAGCTTCTTCGGAGTCGCGGAGTTGCCACTAGCGACATTCACTGCACCTATTTTTCCGCGCCTCGGGCGAATCTTGACGATCAATCCCTGGGCGGCCAGGTTCAGTTCGCCCGCAGCCATCTTGAGGTGGGTTCAGAGGGCGACGCCAACCTGCTGGACATTGCGGAAGCCGCCGGCCTGAACCTGCGTTATGGCTGTCGCATGGGGATCTGCCACCAATGCAGCTGCCGGAAGACTTCCGGCACGGTGATCAATCGCCTTACCGGCCAGCGCTCTGGCCACGGCGAAGAGAACATCCAGCTGTGCATCTCGGTGCCTCAGGGCCCGGTCTCGATCGATGCTTGA
- a CDS encoding WS/DGAT/MGAT family O-acyltransferase, with amino-acid sequence MKRLGTMDASWLAVESEDTPMHVGNLLIFSLPEGAPDTFLRDMVTRMKEAGDVAPPWSYKLAWPGALGKVLAPAWKEDKAIDLDYHVRHSALPRPGGERELGILISRLHSNPLDFHRPLWECHVIEGLENNRFALYTKMHHSLIDGISGVRLMQRVLTTDPTKTNMTPPWCVKPVSRRGSKTDSEASIPAAVSQAMEALKLQADMAPRLVQAGSRILHSVRHPEDGLPFPFMGPVSKINHRVTGQRRFATQHYQLERIKELAHESGGSLNDIVLYLCGTALRRFLLEQGELPDSSLTAGIPVNVRPADDQGTGTQISFMIASLATDEPDPLNRLQQIKESTRVAKEHLQKLPRAALTQYTMLMMSPYILQLMSGLGGRMRPAFNVTISNVPGPQESHFYEGARLEAMYPVSLITHGGALNITCLSYHGSLNFGFTGCRDTLPSMQKLAVYTGEALDELESLLIPPKPKKTPRRTRKSA; translated from the coding sequence ATGAAACGCCTGGGAACAATGGATGCCTCCTGGCTGGCAGTTGAATCGGAAGACACCCCTATGCACGTGGGTAATCTCCTGATTTTTTCACTGCCCGAAGGCGCTCCCGATACCTTTCTGCGGGACATGGTGACCCGCATGAAGGAGGCCGGTGATGTTGCACCGCCATGGAGTTACAAACTCGCCTGGCCCGGAGCCCTTGGCAAGGTGCTGGCACCAGCCTGGAAAGAAGACAAGGCCATCGATCTCGACTACCACGTTCGTCACTCGGCCCTGCCCCGCCCCGGCGGTGAGCGTGAGCTCGGTATTCTGATATCGCGCCTGCACTCCAACCCGCTGGATTTCCACCGGCCGCTGTGGGAGTGTCACGTCATCGAGGGGCTGGAAAACAACCGCTTTGCCCTGTACACCAAGATGCATCACTCTCTGATTGATGGCATCAGCGGTGTCCGGTTGATGCAGCGCGTGCTGACCACCGATCCGACCAAGACCAACATGACACCTCCCTGGTGCGTGAAACCGGTTTCCCGGCGTGGCAGCAAGACCGATTCCGAGGCCAGCATTCCCGCTGCCGTCTCCCAGGCCATGGAAGCCCTGAAACTGCAGGCCGATATGGCACCACGGCTGGTGCAGGCGGGCAGCCGGATTCTGCACTCGGTCCGGCATCCGGAAGACGGCCTCCCGTTCCCGTTTATGGGCCCGGTGTCCAAGATCAATCACCGGGTCACTGGCCAGCGCCGTTTTGCCACCCAACATTACCAACTTGAACGCATCAAAGAGCTGGCGCACGAGTCGGGCGGCTCGCTCAACGACATCGTGCTGTACCTGTGTGGCACGGCCCTGCGGCGTTTCCTGCTCGAGCAGGGGGAACTGCCCGACTCGTCACTGACGGCGGGCATTCCGGTGAACGTTCGCCCGGCCGACGATCAGGGTACAGGCACCCAGATCAGTTTCATGATTGCCTCGCTGGCAACCGACGAACCAGACCCGCTCAATCGCCTGCAGCAGATCAAGGAATCCACCCGCGTGGCCAAGGAGCACCTGCAGAAGCTGCCGCGGGCCGCCCTCACCCAGTACACCATGCTGATGATGTCTCCCTACATCCTGCAGCTGATGTCCGGGCTTGGTGGCCGGATGCGTCCGGCGTTCAACGTCACGATCTCGAACGTGCCGGGCCCGCAGGAGAGCCACTTCTACGAGGGCGCCAGATTGGAAGCGATGTATCCGGTGTCGCTGATCACACACGGAGGGGCGCTTAACATCACCTGCCTCAGTTACCACGGCTCGCTGAACTTCGGATTTACCGGCTGCCGGGATACCCTGCCCAGCATGCAGAAACTGGCGGTCTACACCGGTGAGGCGCTGGACGAACTGGAAAGCCTGCTGATTCCGCCGAAACCCAAAAAGACCCCGAGGCGCACCCGCAAGAGCGCCTAG
- the moaA gene encoding GTP 3',8-cyclase MoaA has translation MARTPLTDRFGRTVNYVRLSVTDRCDFRCVYCMSEDMTFVPREQVLTLEELAQVARTFVDLGTRKIRLTGGEPLVRRDILELVREIGTFGLHDFAMTTNGSQLPTMAEPLRKAGLKRLNISLDSLDADKFHRITRTGKLSQVLDGIDAARDAGFEGIKLNTVVLKGRNHEEIPDLVDFARQKNIDITFIEEMPLGEISEHDRGLTLCTSDEVRDIIQERHELIPTSENSGGPARYYRMPDSKTKVGFISPHSHNFCSTCNRVRVTVEGRLLLCLGNEHSVDLRRVLRGHPESDDKLRETIIQAMDLKPERHHFASNGDVQILRFMNMTGG, from the coding sequence ATGGCACGGACCCCGCTAACCGATCGTTTTGGCCGCACCGTTAACTACGTGCGCCTGTCGGTGACCGACCGATGTGACTTCCGGTGTGTCTACTGCATGTCAGAAGACATGACCTTCGTTCCGCGCGAGCAGGTTCTTACGCTTGAAGAGCTTGCTCAAGTGGCACGAACCTTTGTTGACCTGGGTACCCGGAAGATCCGTCTGACCGGCGGTGAACCACTGGTACGCAGAGACATTCTCGAGCTGGTTCGGGAAATAGGCACCTTTGGTTTGCATGATTTCGCCATGACCACCAACGGCAGTCAGCTGCCCACCATGGCCGAGCCTCTGCGCAAAGCTGGCCTGAAGCGACTGAACATCAGCCTCGATTCGCTGGACGCCGACAAATTCCACCGCATTACCCGCACCGGCAAGCTGTCACAGGTACTGGACGGTATCGATGCCGCCCGGGACGCCGGCTTTGAAGGCATCAAACTGAACACAGTGGTTCTGAAAGGACGAAACCACGAGGAAATCCCGGATCTGGTGGACTTCGCCCGACAAAAAAACATCGACATTACCTTCATCGAAGAGATGCCGCTGGGCGAGATTTCCGAGCATGACCGTGGCCTTACGCTGTGTACCAGCGACGAAGTGCGGGACATCATCCAAGAACGACACGAACTGATACCCACCTCGGAAAATTCTGGCGGCCCCGCGCGCTACTACCGCATGCCGGACAGCAAAACCAAAGTGGGTTTTATCTCGCCCCATTCCCACAACTTCTGTTCTACCTGCAACCGAGTCCGGGTGACGGTGGAAGGACGACTGTTGTTGTGCCTCGGCAATGAGCACTCCGTGGATCTCAGGCGGGTGCTGCGAGGCCATCCGGAGTCGGACGACAAACTGCGGGAAACCATCATCCAAGCCATGGACCTGAAGCCCGAACGCCACCACTTTGCCAGCAACGGTGACGTTCAGATCCTTCGGTTCATGAACATGACCGGCGGCTGA
- a CDS encoding fatty acid desaturase family protein: MNRMTEAQLSELERDLNAIREQVVADLGERDADYIRRIVRLHRTLEVAGRIMMPLGVVPPVFVAATATLGIAKILENMEIGHNVMHGQYDWMNDPSLHSQNYEWDTVCPGDSWRRTHNYEHHTYTNIIGKDRDYGYALLRLSDDEQWRPRHSLQFINYVLLSVFFQWGVGLHELESERIRRGEIRLRDKLPFLKDFARKGGRQAFKDYVFFPLVTLPVAPVVLAGNTGANLIRNLWASTVIFCGHFTQQAETFTEAECEGESKGHWYLRQLTGSSNFTGGKWVHLLSGHLSFQVEHHLFPDLPAHRYPEISGQVQAVCQKHDIPYNTGSFARQYGSVLKRIAAFSLPDAIRTRLPGQGAVQAT; encoded by the coding sequence ATGAACAGGATGACCGAAGCACAGCTCAGCGAACTGGAGCGCGATTTAAACGCAATCCGGGAGCAGGTGGTCGCAGATCTTGGCGAACGGGACGCCGACTACATCCGCCGCATTGTGCGCCTGCATCGTACCCTCGAGGTCGCCGGACGCATCATGATGCCGCTGGGGGTTGTGCCGCCGGTTTTCGTTGCGGCCACCGCCACCCTCGGCATCGCTAAAATTCTCGAAAACATGGAGATCGGCCACAACGTCATGCACGGCCAGTACGACTGGATGAATGACCCGAGCCTGCATTCCCAGAACTACGAGTGGGACACGGTCTGCCCGGGCGACTCCTGGCGCCGCACCCACAACTACGAGCACCACACCTACACCAACATCATCGGCAAGGACCGGGACTACGGCTACGCACTGCTGCGTTTGAGCGACGACGAGCAATGGCGCCCACGGCACAGCCTGCAGTTCATCAACTACGTTCTACTGAGTGTCTTCTTCCAGTGGGGAGTCGGCCTGCACGAACTGGAGAGCGAACGCATTCGCCGGGGCGAAATCCGCCTGCGTGACAAGCTTCCGTTTCTGAAGGATTTCGCTCGCAAGGGCGGGCGCCAGGCGTTCAAGGACTACGTCTTCTTTCCGCTGGTCACCCTGCCAGTTGCGCCGGTTGTGCTTGCCGGTAATACCGGTGCCAACCTGATCCGCAATCTGTGGGCGTCAACGGTAATTTTCTGCGGCCATTTCACCCAGCAGGCCGAAACGTTTACCGAGGCCGAGTGCGAAGGCGAAAGCAAGGGACACTGGTATTTGCGGCAGTTAACCGGCTCGTCCAACTTCACCGGCGGCAAGTGGGTACACCTGCTCAGCGGACACCTGAGCTTTCAGGTAGAGCACCACCTGTTTCCCGACTTGCCAGCCCACCGGTACCCGGAAATCTCCGGCCAGGTGCAAGCGGTCTGCCAGAAGCACGACATACCTTACAACACCGGCAGCTTCGCCCGGCAGTATGGCTCGGTTCTGAAGCGCATTGCGGCCTTCTCGCTGCCGGACGCGATTCGCACCCGCCTGCCTGGCCAAGGCGCGGTTCAGGCGACGTGA